In Janibacter cremeus, a genomic segment contains:
- a CDS encoding HepT-like ribonuclease domain-containing protein, whose product MFGGDAAYTVSLGIDAYLADSPHGRVLRNSGRHILIQVATVAEKLPADFKQAHDSVDWIALAHMRNLIAHHYDKVDDRLVFAALERRIPALLDALGKST is encoded by the coding sequence ATGTTCGGCGGTGACGCTGCCTACACGGTGAGCCTCGGCATCGACGCCTATCTCGCCGACAGCCCACACGGTCGGGTGCTGCGCAACAGCGGTCGGCACATCCTCATCCAGGTGGCGACGGTGGCCGAGAAGTTGCCGGCAGACTTCAAGCAGGCTCACGACTCCGTCGACTGGATCGCTCTCGCCCACATGCGCAACCTCATCGCCCATCACTACGACAAGGTGGATGATCGCTTGGTGTTCGCCGCCTTGGAGCGTCGGATCCCCGCCCTGCTCGATGCCTTGGGGAAATCGACCTGA
- a CDS encoding L-serine ammonia-lyase, translating to MALSVFDLFSIGIGPSSSHTVGPMRAAVTFGETLREEGVLDQVRRVKGELFGSLGATGHGHGSNTAVLLGLSGERPEVCDPRSVAGQLSEIRESGRLSLLGEHEIDFDGDEDLVLHRRKTLPLHPNGMTFTAWGEDEQPISSHTYYSVGGGFVIGEDASGSTKVVADTTPVAHPFTTGDQLLAICEETGLSIAQVMLENERSWRTEEEVRAELLHIWSVMQECIDNGVRSEGVLPGGLKVRRRAPELSRRLRAEGSSDDPLRGMDWLTLYALAVNEENAAGGRVVTAPTNGAAGIIPAVLRYYVDFVPGADDDGICRFLLTAAAIGVVYKENASISGAEVGCQGEVGSACSMAAGAMAAVLGGSAAQVENAAEIGMEHNLGLTCDPVGGLVQIPCIERNAVAAVKAITAARTALRGDGSHVVSLDKVVKTMRETGRDMKVKYKETARGGLAVNVIEC from the coding sequence GTGGCACTCAGTGTCTTCGACCTCTTCTCGATCGGCATCGGCCCGTCGAGCTCGCACACCGTCGGCCCGATGCGGGCGGCGGTGACCTTCGGCGAGACCCTCCGCGAGGAGGGTGTCCTCGATCAGGTCCGCCGGGTCAAGGGCGAGCTGTTCGGCTCGCTGGGCGCGACCGGCCACGGTCACGGCTCCAACACCGCCGTCCTGCTCGGGCTGTCCGGCGAGCGCCCCGAGGTCTGCGACCCGCGCTCGGTCGCCGGTCAGCTGAGCGAGATCCGCGAGTCGGGCCGTCTCTCGCTGCTCGGGGAGCACGAGATCGATTTCGATGGCGACGAGGACCTCGTGCTGCACCGGCGCAAGACCCTGCCGCTGCACCCCAACGGCATGACCTTCACCGCGTGGGGCGAGGACGAGCAGCCGATCAGCAGCCACACGTACTACTCCGTCGGTGGCGGCTTCGTCATCGGTGAGGACGCGTCCGGCTCGACGAAGGTCGTCGCGGACACGACACCGGTCGCCCACCCCTTCACCACCGGCGACCAGCTGCTCGCGATCTGCGAGGAGACCGGCCTGTCGATCGCCCAGGTGATGCTGGAGAACGAGAGGTCCTGGCGCACCGAGGAGGAGGTGCGCGCCGAGCTGCTGCACATCTGGTCGGTCATGCAGGAGTGCATCGACAACGGCGTGCGTAGCGAGGGCGTCCTGCCCGGAGGCCTGAAGGTGCGTCGCCGCGCGCCGGAGCTCTCCCGCCGACTGCGCGCGGAGGGGTCGAGCGACGACCCGCTGCGCGGCATGGACTGGCTGACGCTCTACGCGCTGGCGGTCAACGAGGAGAACGCCGCCGGTGGACGCGTGGTCACCGCACCGACCAACGGTGCGGCCGGGATCATTCCTGCCGTGCTGCGCTACTACGTCGACTTCGTGCCGGGCGCCGACGACGACGGCATCTGCCGCTTCCTGCTCACTGCCGCCGCGATCGGCGTGGTCTACAAGGAGAACGCCTCGATCTCCGGCGCCGAGGTCGGCTGCCAGGGCGAGGTCGGCTCGGCCTGCTCGATGGCCGCAGGCGCGATGGCCGCGGTCCTCGGTGGCTCGGCCGCCCAGGTGGAGAACGCCGCCGAGATCGGCATGGAGCACAACCTCGGCCTGACCTGCGACCCCGTCGGTGGGCTGGTGCAGATCCCGTGCATCGAGCGCAATGCCGTCGCCGCGGTGAAGGCGATCACGGCGGCGCGTACCGCCCTTCGCGGGGACGGCTCGCACGTCGTCTCCCTCGACAAGGTCGTGAAGACCATGCGCGAGACGGGCCGGGACATGAAGGTGAAGTACAAGGAGACCGCGCGTGGCGGCCTGGCCGTCAACGTCATCGAGTGCTGA
- a CDS encoding DUF2510 domain-containing protein — MNEHTPGWYDHEGERRYWDGEQWTHATSVPQTPAPATPPQGQVMPYGQPGDYGGQVPPFAPGTMPFPRKEPALSLLASVFVPGVGQMINGDMGPGVAFLSAYIGGWVLVVCLGWILIGFIGLPIALGAWIWSMIDAYQGAVKYNQMAGYPG; from the coding sequence GTGAACGAGCACACACCGGGTTGGTACGACCACGAGGGGGAGCGCCGCTACTGGGACGGCGAGCAGTGGACGCACGCCACGTCCGTGCCACAGACCCCCGCACCCGCTACCCCGCCGCAGGGCCAGGTGATGCCCTACGGGCAGCCGGGTGACTACGGGGGCCAGGTGCCCCCCTTCGCTCCCGGGACGATGCCGTTCCCGCGCAAGGAGCCGGCGCTGTCGCTGCTGGCCTCCGTCTTCGTCCCCGGTGTCGGACAGATGATCAACGGTGACATGGGGCCGGGCGTGGCCTTCCTCAGTGCCTACATCGGCGGCTGGGTCCTGGTCGTCTGCCTGGGATGGATCCTCATCGGGTTCATCGGCCTGCCGATCGCCCTCGGCGCCTGGATCTGGTCGATGATCGACGCCTACCAGGGGGCCGTGAAGTACAACCAGATGGCCGGGTACCCCGGCTGA
- a CDS encoding NERD domain-containing protein, with product MAPQLIPQDPRFTTESEQVVWEKLRDSLRPQDTLIANLRLTDTRKDHEADLVVVMPDVGVVVVEVKGTGVRIDDGTWTIKRNGGRRTIDPVGQARDSKYAVRAYVGSDRRWAHSSRTTVRYAHAVVTPFVGLGLDFDLPDCPRWMIHDREDLPHLAERLADIPLGFETHLRVPTDDDCAVIVDILTARGTDAVPSAADEADERQQRADRLTEEQSQILRVTRLLRRVEIRGGAGSGKTVLALTQARQLAAGRDGRPAERVALLCYSIGLATHFKREVATWPHRQRPAFVGTFEDLANLWGLPSGTRDESDYWERTLPLHMAERAGELPPGERYDSFVVDEAQDFAESWWRPLVAALTDESEGGLFIYSDENQRLFNRFGRPPVPLVPLVLDHNLRNTKQIAEVFKPLAPLRMRLEGGDGPDVTFIPTNPEDAVGDADDQVDLLIDEGWEPGHIALLTTGRRHPVQVERQEELGQAGYWRTFWEDEDVFFGHVLGAKGMERRVVVLCVNEDGTRERFRERLYVGLSRATDRLVVVGDPAAIAHAGEKVATTLHEAADTVDAAPHQQAGE from the coding sequence ATGGCACCGCAGCTGATCCCGCAGGACCCACGCTTCACGACCGAGTCCGAGCAGGTCGTGTGGGAGAAGCTGCGTGACTCCCTTCGCCCGCAGGACACGCTCATCGCCAACCTGCGGCTCACCGACACCCGCAAGGACCACGAGGCCGACCTCGTCGTCGTCATGCCGGACGTCGGTGTGGTGGTCGTCGAGGTCAAGGGCACCGGGGTGCGCATCGATGACGGCACCTGGACCATCAAGCGCAACGGCGGGAGGAGGACGATCGACCCGGTCGGCCAGGCGCGGGACTCCAAGTACGCCGTGCGCGCGTACGTCGGTTCCGACCGGCGGTGGGCACACTCGTCCCGGACCACGGTGCGGTACGCGCACGCGGTCGTCACCCCCTTCGTCGGTCTCGGTCTGGACTTCGACCTGCCCGACTGCCCTCGGTGGATGATCCACGACCGGGAGGACCTACCCCACCTCGCCGAGCGTCTGGCGGACATCCCACTCGGCTTCGAGACCCACCTGCGTGTGCCGACCGACGACGACTGCGCGGTCATCGTCGACATCCTCACCGCCCGCGGCACCGACGCCGTCCCGTCCGCCGCCGACGAAGCCGACGAGCGGCAGCAACGTGCCGACCGCCTGACCGAGGAGCAGAGCCAGATCCTGCGCGTCACCCGCCTGCTGCGGCGCGTGGAGATCCGCGGTGGTGCCGGCAGCGGCAAGACCGTCCTCGCCCTCACCCAGGCCCGCCAGCTGGCGGCCGGGCGTGACGGCCGCCCGGCCGAGCGCGTTGCCCTGCTGTGCTACTCGATCGGGCTGGCCACCCACTTCAAGCGTGAGGTCGCGACGTGGCCGCACCGCCAGCGCCCTGCCTTCGTCGGGACCTTCGAGGACCTCGCAAACCTCTGGGGCCTGCCCTCCGGCACCCGCGACGAGTCCGACTACTGGGAGCGGACCCTCCCGCTCCACATGGCCGAGCGCGCAGGGGAGCTGCCGCCGGGGGAGCGCTACGACTCCTTCGTCGTCGACGAGGCGCAGGACTTCGCCGAGTCGTGGTGGCGCCCGCTCGTCGCCGCGCTGACCGACGAGAGCGAGGGTGGCCTTTTCATCTACAGCGACGAGAACCAACGCCTGTTCAACCGCTTCGGTCGGCCGCCGGTCCCGCTCGTACCTCTCGTCCTGGACCACAACCTGCGCAACACCAAGCAGATCGCCGAGGTCTTCAAGCCCCTCGCGCCACTGCGGATGCGCCTGGAGGGCGGCGACGGTCCGGACGTCACCTTCATCCCCACCAACCCCGAGGACGCCGTCGGTGACGCCGACGACCAGGTCGACCTGCTCATCGACGAGGGGTGGGAGCCCGGGCACATCGCGCTGCTGACCACCGGTCGCCGTCACCCTGTGCAGGTCGAGCGCCAGGAGGAGCTCGGCCAGGCCGGGTACTGGCGCACCTTCTGGGAGGACGAGGACGTCTTCTTCGGGCACGTCCTCGGGGCGAAGGGGATGGAACGTCGCGTCGTCGTGCTGTGCGTCAACGAGGACGGCACGAGGGAACGCTTCCGTGAGCGGCTCTACGTCGGCCTGTCCCGGGCCACCGACCGGCTCGTCGTCGTGGGCGACCCGGCGGCCATCGCGCACGCGGGGGAGAAGGTGGCCACGACCCTGCACGAGGCGGCGGATACAGTCGACGCTGCACCGCATCAGCAGGCAGGGGAGTAG
- a CDS encoding cellulase family glycosylhydrolase, producing MAHLRRDRGPGSRRLRWWSIGLVLALVVAGGALAGARSLSTTEDVPALTDEEGRSLTLRGFSTAGSAKQAPDGLPDLRPADIEAEYADMGTNFVRFLISWRAVEPEPGHYDQAYLDGVAERVDWYAERGYHVMLDMHQDLYGTEIVPSHAVGNGAPGWATHSDGLPIGEHEMWELYYLDPGVIRAFDNFWNTTGEHPELRTHYVGAWEAVAERFADEPAVIAYDLMNEPYGGSLQGPAFEAGPLTSLYQSAADAIRTVDDSTWLCLEPQAMGVNWATPTGLGPVDDPRDGPARIAYCPHLYPLPMDLGSGYTGTTKTLVDGTVQTWLTNTLRTSERLGDVPVVLGEFGLDTTKPGALEYVDAVYDVADDHGFGVAYWSRDPGSWGPYDAEGEPRNLVAALDRPYPRSVAGAVGAIDADEHELTFDVSPSGGLTAEVYLPDDFSPGPGRPEVTVDGGEVSGWDGTRRVLEVMMDPEASEISIRAGS from the coding sequence GTGGCACACCTCAGGCGCGATCGAGGTCCGGGCAGTCGGCGCCTGCGCTGGTGGTCGATCGGACTGGTGCTCGCGCTGGTCGTGGCCGGTGGCGCGCTGGCCGGGGCCCGCTCACTCTCGACCACCGAGGACGTCCCCGCTCTCACCGACGAGGAGGGGCGCAGCCTCACCCTGCGCGGGTTCTCCACCGCGGGCAGCGCCAAGCAGGCCCCCGATGGTCTGCCGGACCTACGACCTGCCGACATCGAAGCCGAGTACGCCGACATGGGCACGAACTTCGTGCGGTTCCTCATCTCGTGGCGGGCCGTGGAGCCGGAGCCGGGTCACTACGACCAGGCGTACCTGGACGGCGTCGCCGAGCGGGTGGACTGGTACGCCGAGCGCGGCTATCACGTGATGCTCGACATGCACCAGGACCTGTACGGCACCGAGATCGTCCCGAGTCACGCTGTCGGCAACGGGGCTCCGGGGTGGGCGACCCACAGCGATGGGCTCCCGATCGGTGAGCACGAGATGTGGGAGCTGTACTACCTGGACCCGGGGGTCATCCGCGCCTTCGACAACTTCTGGAACACGACCGGCGAACACCCAGAGCTGCGTACCCACTACGTGGGCGCGTGGGAGGCCGTCGCCGAGCGGTTCGCCGACGAGCCGGCCGTCATCGCCTACGACCTGATGAACGAGCCGTACGGCGGCAGTTTGCAGGGGCCGGCCTTCGAGGCGGGTCCGCTCACTTCGCTTTACCAGTCGGCAGCGGATGCGATCCGTACCGTGGACGACTCGACGTGGCTGTGCCTGGAGCCGCAGGCCATGGGCGTCAACTGGGCCACCCCAACGGGTTTGGGTCCGGTCGACGACCCGCGGGATGGTCCTGCTCGCATCGCCTACTGTCCGCATCTGTATCCGCTGCCCATGGACCTGGGGAGTGGCTACACCGGCACCACCAAGACGCTGGTGGACGGCACCGTGCAGACCTGGCTGACCAACACCCTGCGCACCTCCGAGCGACTCGGGGACGTGCCCGTCGTGCTGGGCGAGTTCGGTCTGGACACCACGAAGCCGGGCGCACTCGAGTACGTCGATGCCGTCTACGACGTGGCCGACGACCACGGGTTCGGCGTCGCCTACTGGTCCCGGGACCCGGGCAGCTGGGGCCCCTACGACGCGGAGGGAGAGCCCCGCAACCTCGTGGCGGCCCTCGACCGCCCTTATCCGCGATCGGTTGCGGGGGCAGTGGGTGCGATCGATGCGGACGAGCACGAGCTCACCTTTGACGTCTCACCGTCCGGGGGGCTGACGGCCGAGGTCTACCTCCCTGACGACTTCTCCCCCGGGCCCGGTCGGCCCGAGGTCACCGTCGACGGTGGCGAGGTCAGCGGATGGGACGGGACACGTCGTGTACTCGAGGTGATGATGGACCCCGAGGCGAGCGAGATCAGCATCCGCGCCGGGTCGTAG
- a CDS encoding HNH endonuclease signature motif containing protein encodes MFEEELALVEESFRGLSSAREGVSARGGRADERTLTQVLETTERLRRAADALELSVIGQAVRWGEERGPDGIHRAVHLRQGEVAEFAVEAVGVTLRASTFEARDRCDLAARAVTDLHELADLIADGRLRERAMGIVAKETRLAEPHAVVAVVEHLLAPMRGRPDSIRIVELEEREIRKACRRILQRAQPDLLSGESKRNRREQLDARFSAGPVGTTDLHATLPSEIGLALKCAIDEAAAQRLTEDPDLTAGAARAWGLADLALSGVEVSAQVRLGIPVITSAASRIAFAPYEGGERAHGDQLGTTIGQDLHGPTAREGRLVTGDGADAVDVIAEEWAGDAVTSQVPASLGPNGSPTWVSGCDIPGVGYIPPDAVAAIVSNLETRVSRALLDARTGTLVETSNPRYVITDSMREFVAARDEVCRMWGCHRRVRKSGLEHGADLDHATPWPAGPSTPANLSGLCRHHHRLKHSARWTHRQSADGTSEWISPGGVAAMTFPAQWIHTEDEGGELASPPSQGANIDWLAAVVDREPSEKTDVFARLPEVAPF; translated from the coding sequence ATGTTCGAAGAAGAGCTGGCCCTGGTGGAAGAGTCCTTCCGAGGACTCAGTAGCGCCCGCGAGGGGGTGAGCGCGCGCGGCGGCCGAGCCGACGAGCGGACGCTGACGCAGGTCCTCGAGACCACAGAGCGACTCCGACGGGCGGCCGATGCCTTGGAGCTCTCGGTGATCGGGCAAGCCGTGCGCTGGGGTGAGGAGCGCGGTCCGGACGGGATCCACCGCGCCGTCCACCTGCGCCAGGGCGAGGTCGCAGAGTTCGCTGTCGAGGCGGTCGGCGTCACCCTGCGGGCCAGCACCTTCGAAGCCCGTGATCGGTGCGACCTCGCTGCCCGCGCAGTCACCGACCTGCACGAGCTCGCCGACCTCATCGCCGACGGTCGACTTCGGGAGCGGGCCATGGGCATCGTCGCCAAGGAGACCCGTCTGGCCGAGCCGCACGCCGTCGTAGCCGTGGTCGAGCACCTCCTCGCCCCAATGCGCGGCCGCCCCGACTCGATACGCATCGTCGAGCTGGAGGAGCGCGAGATCCGCAAGGCGTGCCGCCGGATCCTCCAGCGCGCTCAACCCGACCTGCTGAGCGGCGAGAGCAAGCGCAACCGCCGCGAGCAACTGGATGCCCGCTTCAGCGCCGGCCCGGTCGGCACCACCGACCTCCACGCCACCCTCCCCAGCGAGATCGGACTGGCACTGAAGTGCGCCATCGATGAGGCCGCTGCACAACGTCTCACCGAGGACCCGGACCTCACCGCCGGAGCTGCCCGTGCATGGGGCCTGGCCGACCTCGCCCTGAGCGGCGTCGAGGTCTCCGCGCAAGTCCGCCTGGGCATCCCCGTCATCACCTCAGCGGCGTCCCGGATCGCCTTCGCCCCCTACGAAGGGGGCGAACGCGCACACGGTGACCAACTCGGAACGACGATCGGCCAGGACCTGCACGGCCCCACCGCCCGGGAAGGGCGACTCGTCACCGGCGACGGCGCTGATGCGGTCGACGTGATCGCCGAGGAGTGGGCGGGCGACGCCGTCACCTCCCAGGTCCCGGCGTCGCTCGGCCCCAACGGGTCGCCGACATGGGTCAGCGGGTGCGACATCCCCGGCGTCGGCTACATCCCGCCAGACGCAGTGGCCGCCATCGTCAGCAACCTCGAGACGAGGGTCTCCCGAGCCCTCCTCGACGCCCGTACCGGCACCCTTGTCGAGACCTCGAACCCGCGCTACGTCATCACGGACTCGATGCGCGAGTTCGTTGCCGCCCGCGACGAGGTCTGTCGCATGTGGGGCTGCCACCGACGGGTCCGCAAGAGCGGACTCGAGCACGGTGCCGACCTGGACCACGCCACCCCATGGCCCGCTGGTCCCTCCACCCCGGCCAACCTCTCCGGACTCTGCCGCCACCACCACCGGCTCAAGCACTCCGCCCGGTGGACCCACCGCCAGAGCGCGGATGGTACCTCCGAGTGGATCAGCCCGGGCGGCGTTGCTGCCATGACCTTCCCGGCCCAGTGGATCCACACGGAGGACGAAGGGGGAGAGCTGGCCTCGCCCCCTTCGCAGGGGGCGAACATCGATTGGTTGGCGGCCGTCGTCGACAGGGAGCCGTCAGAGAAGACCGATGTCTTTGCTCGGCTCCCGGAGGTGGCGCCCTTCTGA
- a CDS encoding (deoxy)nucleoside triphosphate pyrophosphohydrolase, with amino-acid sequence MKKSIDVVGAVIVSDHRILCAQRATGPLAEMWEFPGGKIEAGETPAEALKREVTEELGCQISVDERITTTRYEYDFALITLMTFYCRLLTGEPELTEHQAVRWLPAADLSQLDWAPADVPAVQLIQATYM; translated from the coding sequence ATGAAGAAGTCCATCGACGTGGTCGGTGCAGTCATCGTGTCCGACCACCGAATCCTCTGCGCCCAGCGAGCGACCGGTCCCTTGGCCGAAATGTGGGAGTTTCCGGGCGGGAAGATTGAGGCCGGCGAAACACCAGCAGAGGCACTGAAGCGCGAGGTCACCGAGGAGCTGGGCTGTCAGATCTCTGTCGATGAGCGGATCACGACAACGCGATATGAGTACGACTTCGCCCTGATCACGCTGATGACCTTCTACTGCCGACTCCTCACAGGCGAGCCTGAGCTCACTGAGCACCAAGCCGTGAGGTGGCTGCCAGCGGCGGACCTGTCGCAACTTGATTGGGCGCCAGCGGATGTCCCGGCGGTCCAACTCATTCAGGCGACGTACATGTAA
- a CDS encoding DUF3427 domain-containing protein gives MYESLLTARLEKLLAERPDDTRLIYDVDSGDEPHVLARHVRTAVERALRDEKDPAQRREIVNRILAQLGNVTDLLGSGSRQLHFLHRPAGPGVEYVAPDRPSTPLSDAALLTNSIGEPSLGSELRAELETADSVDLLIAFVKWYGLRLLEPQLRRLHDRGIPLRVITTTYMGATERQALDRLVNQFGAEVKIQYDSLRTRLHAKAWLFNRQTGFNTAYVGSSNLSRAALLDGVEWNVRLSSVATPALMHKFEATFETYWNDSSFEDYDPDRDRDRLDDALLLASGSGKKPDQVTISISGLDVQPFPYQAEMLEALDVERVVHDRHRNLVIAATGTGKTVLAALDYRRLSQSEGRAPRLLFVAHRQEILTQSLRTYREVLRDQDFGELYVGGARPERWEHVFASVQSLNSYGVSSIPAGHFEVVVIDEFHHAQARTYRTLLDHLEPSELLGLTATPERADGTDVAQTFFDGRIAAELRLWDALASELLSPFHYFGIADGTDLSAITWKRGAYSTEELERVYTGNDARAALILQAVRDKIVNPRTMKALGFCVSVAHAEYMARVFTDAGIPAAAVTSNPRSADRAEALADVRAGRLAVVFTVDMFNEGVDLPSVDTVLFLRPTESATVFLQQLGRGLRRADDKAVLTALDFVGHQNKSFRFADRFRAMTGSTRKGLADQVDKGFPFLPSGCQIVLDQQTQDVVLDNLKGQLTTRWKALAAELKKHPTDELSTYLNETNVDLADVVKADRSWTRLRRDADLPTAPAGPQEHLLLKRVRAFTHVDDPERAQAYLTWLSDDAPAYGAASSRMQEFGRMLFFSLWTGGGGFTTYDAGLRALRDEANVRNDLRQVIEIGLDHATHVTRPLIGDIGHLPLRVHGRYTREQAVAALRYASLGGRAPNSFREGVLHSPEIDSDAFFITLKKSEADYSPTTMYRDYAISPELFHWESQSSTTVRSATGQRYINHESEGTHILLFARDSKVNDFGGGVPYVFLGPASYVSHKGERPIAFTWRLHNLLPQSIYLTAAAAS, from the coding sequence ATGTACGAGTCGCTGCTGACTGCTCGACTCGAGAAGTTGCTCGCTGAGCGTCCCGACGACACCCGTCTGATCTACGACGTCGACAGTGGGGATGAGCCGCACGTTCTGGCACGCCATGTCCGCACTGCCGTCGAACGTGCCCTCCGTGATGAGAAGGATCCAGCGCAAAGGCGCGAGATCGTCAATCGGATCCTCGCTCAGCTGGGCAATGTGACTGATCTGCTCGGCTCCGGTAGCCGCCAGCTTCACTTCCTCCACCGACCAGCAGGTCCCGGTGTGGAGTACGTCGCGCCAGATCGTCCGTCCACTCCCCTCTCTGACGCAGCGCTCCTGACAAACTCGATCGGTGAGCCCAGCCTGGGTTCTGAACTGCGCGCCGAGCTAGAGACTGCCGACTCGGTTGACCTACTCATCGCCTTCGTGAAGTGGTACGGACTACGGCTGCTGGAACCTCAACTGCGGCGACTGCACGACAGAGGGATCCCCCTTCGCGTCATCACCACGACCTACATGGGTGCCACAGAACGCCAGGCTCTCGATCGTCTCGTGAACCAATTCGGCGCCGAGGTGAAGATCCAGTACGACTCGCTCCGCACACGCCTCCACGCGAAGGCCTGGCTGTTCAACCGCCAAACGGGCTTCAACACCGCCTACGTCGGCTCCTCTAACCTCTCGCGGGCTGCGCTCCTCGATGGCGTTGAGTGGAATGTCCGGCTCTCCTCGGTCGCAACCCCTGCGTTGATGCACAAGTTCGAAGCCACATTCGAGACCTACTGGAACGACAGCTCGTTCGAGGACTATGACCCGGACCGGGACCGCGACCGACTCGACGATGCTCTCCTCCTCGCATCGGGAAGCGGCAAGAAGCCCGATCAGGTCACGATCTCGATCTCCGGGCTCGACGTGCAGCCCTTCCCCTACCAAGCTGAGATGTTGGAGGCCCTGGACGTCGAGCGGGTCGTCCACGACCGCCACCGCAACCTCGTCATTGCAGCCACCGGTACAGGCAAGACAGTGCTCGCGGCACTGGACTATCGCCGTCTGAGCCAGAGCGAAGGGCGTGCTCCTCGGCTTCTCTTCGTGGCTCACCGACAGGAGATCCTGACGCAGAGCCTGCGGACCTACCGGGAGGTGCTCCGCGACCAAGACTTCGGTGAACTCTACGTCGGCGGGGCTCGCCCCGAACGCTGGGAGCACGTCTTCGCCTCGGTGCAGTCGCTCAACTCGTACGGGGTCAGCAGCATCCCTGCAGGCCACTTCGAGGTCGTCGTCATCGACGAGTTCCATCACGCTCAGGCACGCACCTATCGCACGCTCCTTGATCACCTCGAGCCATCCGAGTTGCTCGGCCTGACAGCCACACCGGAGCGAGCCGACGGGACGGATGTCGCCCAGACATTCTTCGATGGCCGAATCGCCGCTGAACTTCGGTTGTGGGATGCCTTGGCCTCGGAATTGCTCTCCCCGTTCCACTACTTCGGCATTGCAGACGGCACCGATCTCAGTGCCATTACCTGGAAGCGAGGCGCGTACAGCACGGAGGAGCTGGAGAGGGTTTACACCGGCAATGACGCCCGAGCGGCGCTGATCCTGCAAGCCGTCCGCGATAAGATCGTCAACCCACGAACCATGAAGGCCCTCGGATTCTGCGTCTCGGTAGCGCATGCCGAGTACATGGCGCGAGTGTTCACAGACGCCGGCATCCCTGCAGCGGCAGTGACGAGCAACCCCAGGAGCGCCGATCGCGCTGAGGCCTTGGCTGACGTGCGTGCAGGTCGACTGGCCGTTGTCTTCACCGTCGACATGTTCAACGAAGGCGTCGACCTGCCGTCTGTCGATACCGTGCTGTTTCTCCGCCCGACCGAGTCGGCCACGGTCTTCCTGCAACAGCTGGGCCGAGGGCTCCGTCGGGCCGATGACAAGGCGGTCCTGACTGCGCTGGACTTCGTTGGTCACCAGAACAAGTCATTCCGGTTCGCAGACCGATTCCGGGCCATGACCGGCAGTACCCGTAAGGGGCTCGCCGACCAGGTCGACAAGGGGTTCCCGTTCTTGCCGTCTGGCTGCCAGATCGTCCTGGACCAACAGACGCAGGACGTCGTCCTCGACAACCTCAAGGGTCAGCTGACGACTCGATGGAAGGCTCTCGCGGCCGAGCTGAAGAAGCACCCCACCGATGAACTCTCGACCTATCTCAACGAGACCAACGTCGATCTGGCAGATGTCGTCAAAGCTGACCGGTCGTGGACGCGCCTACGACGCGACGCAGACCTACCGACAGCGCCAGCCGGCCCCCAGGAACACTTGCTTCTCAAGCGCGTCCGGGCGTTTACGCACGTCGACGACCCCGAGCGTGCACAGGCCTATCTGACGTGGCTGAGTGACGACGCACCTGCCTATGGTGCAGCCAGCTCGCGAATGCAGGAGTTCGGCCGGATGCTCTTCTTCTCGCTCTGGACGGGAGGGGGTGGCTTCACGACCTATGACGCAGGGCTGCGGGCTCTGCGGGACGAAGCGAACGTGCGCAACGACCTTCGGCAGGTGATCGAGATTGGACTCGACCACGCAACTCACGTCACGCGCCCACTCATCGGAGACATCGGCCACCTGCCACTGCGCGTGCACGGTCGGTACACGCGCGAGCAAGCCGTCGCAGCGCTTCGGTACGCGTCCTTGGGCGGACGCGCCCCCAACAGCTTCCGTGAAGGTGTCCTGCACTCCCCCGAGATCGACTCCGACGCCTTCTTCATCACGCTCAAGAAGTCTGAGGCGGACTACTCGCCGACGACGATGTATCGGGACTATGCGATCAGTCCAGAGCTCTTCCACTGGGAGTCGCAGTCCAGCACCACCGTGCGATCAGCAACGGGCCAGCGGTACATCAATCACGAGTCCGAGGGCACCCATATTCTGCTGTTCGCGAGGGACAGCAAGGTCAATGACTTCGGCGGAGGCGTTCCGTATGTCTTCCTGGGGCCGGCTTCCTATGTGAGCCACAAGGGAGAGCGACCGATCGCTTTCACCTGGCGACTGCACAACCTGCTTCCCCAGAGCATCTACCTCACAGCAGCTGCCGCTTCATAG